A section of the Deinococcus taeanensis genome encodes:
- the meaB gene encoding methylmalonyl Co-A mutase-associated GTPase MeaB — translation MVHPLSTPLLAGQRRALAKAITLVESTRPEHEREAQALLAEVLPRAGQSVRVGLTGVPGVGKSTFIEALGVRLADAGHRVAVLAVDPSSARTGGSIMGDKTRMPRLTVHPGAFIRPSPSGGALGGVARRTRETIILCEAAGYDVILVETVGVGQSETQVAAMTDLFVLLTLPNAGDELQGIKRGIMELADVCVVNKADTNPAAAVRAQTELRAALTLLTPHGAPWRPTALRASALTGEGLAQVWDAVESYCAQVDVQEKRRAQTTVWFDELLREAAWRAFQARLDPARVQALRADVAAGRLTAVQGVTALLQPDAAP, via the coding sequence ATGGTTCACCCGCTGAGCACGCCCCTGCTGGCGGGACAGCGGCGGGCACTGGCGAAGGCCATCACGCTCGTGGAGTCCACGCGGCCCGAGCATGAACGCGAGGCGCAGGCGCTGCTGGCTGAGGTGCTGCCGCGCGCCGGGCAGTCCGTGCGCGTTGGCCTGACGGGCGTGCCCGGCGTCGGCAAGAGCACGTTCATTGAGGCTCTGGGCGTGCGGCTGGCCGACGCCGGGCACCGGGTGGCCGTGCTGGCCGTGGACCCCAGCTCTGCCCGGACGGGCGGCAGCATCATGGGGGACAAGACGCGCATGCCTCGCCTGACCGTGCATCCCGGCGCGTTCATCCGCCCCAGTCCGTCGGGCGGGGCGCTGGGCGGCGTGGCGCGGCGCACGCGGGAGACGATCATTCTGTGCGAGGCGGCCGGGTACGACGTGATTCTGGTGGAGACGGTCGGGGTGGGCCAGAGTGAGACGCAGGTGGCGGCCATGACGGACCTGTTCGTGCTGCTGACCCTCCCGAACGCCGGGGATGAGTTGCAGGGCATCAAGCGCGGCATCATGGAGCTCGCGGACGTGTGCGTGGTGAACAAGGCCGACACGAACCCAGCGGCGGCCGTGCGGGCGCAGACGGAACTGCGCGCGGCGCTGACCCTGCTCACCCCGCACGGCGCGCCGTGGCGGCCCACGGCGCTGCGGGCGTCCGCGCTGACTGGCGAGGGGCTGGCGCAGGTGTGGGATGCGGTGGAAAGCTACTGCGCTCAGGTGGACGTGCAGGAGAAACGCCGCGCGCAGACGACGGTGTGGTTCGATGAGCTGCTGCGTGAGGCGGCGTGGCGGGCTTTTCAGGCGCGGCTCGACCCGGCGCGGGTGCAGGCGCTGCGTGCCGACGTGGCCGCCGGGCGGCTCACCGCCGTGCAGGGCGTCACGGCCCTGCTGCAACCGGACGCCGCGCCCTGA